AAAAGGTGGAGAGTGTAGTAACCTGTaataacattaaattttaaaggtAGCATTCTATGggataaaatagaaagaaaaaataaactattttttaaaaaaataaaaatatagctttaaaaagtaaattacaaAGATTATCTGTCTGGAATTTATGATAAAATGTTGCCTCtacctttgtttttgcttttccaaTTTTAGTACCAAAATGCCAAACATTATTAATTCATCATATTTTCCCAGGATATAAAAAcgctttacttaacatatgcgaCTTTTCATGTAACTATGATCTGtactctctgttaatgcacctaccTATTCACATCTTTTTTTATAGCCTCTTAACTGATTATCTGCATTAATATCACaccattttggggctggcgctgttgtgtagtgggtaaaacagccacctgcagtgccagcatcccatatgggcaccagtttgagtctgatccttttctctgctatggcctaggaaagcagcagaagatggcccaagtccttgggcccctgcacccgcgtgggagacccagaagaagcccctgctcctagcttcggatcagcccagctccggtgattgtggccatttggggagtgaaccaaagtatggaaaacctctctccctctgtgtgtgtgtgtgtgtgtgtgcatttgtgtatatgtgtgtgtaactctgactttcaaataaataaataaatcttttttaaaaaaatcacaccacTTTAAATTCTATACCACTAGAATATCCCAGTCCTATCATTTACTGGTCCTAAGAGTTCAGTAAACCTCTCTGGATCTCACTTTCCACTTCATAGTGTTATTTTAAGAGTTAAGCATACATGGCCGgtaccgcggctcagtaggctaatcctccgccttgtggcgccagcacaccaggttctagtcccggtcggggcgccggattctgtcccggttgcccctcttccaggccagctctctgctgtggcccgggagtgcagtggaggatggcccaagtgcttgggccctgcaccccatgggagaccaggataagtgcttggctcctgccatcggatcagcgcggtgcactggccatagcgcaccggccgcagcggccattggagggtgaaccaacggcaaaaaggaagacctttctctctgtctctctctctctcactgtccactctgcctgtcaaaaaaataaaattttaaaaattttaaaaaagagttaagtatacaaaatatttatgaaaaatctgTGTTCTAGCCCTATGTCTCACACAAAATAGACATTCAATAAGCAACTGTTGTTAATGTCATCATCATAACACATAAAGTTGAACTATGGGAAGAAATTAATGGTAACAAGTTATCAGGTATGTTTCTAATGCCACAGGCCTtgcttctcttttctgtttccctGTACGTCATTCAGGGTCCCACGAATCTGCGCCCGTGGAGATGCTTTGTCGTCCCAGGCTAATGATATGAAGAGCGGAAGGAACAAAGAGTAACTTCTGCAGGGCACTTGGTAAAGGAAGACTGGGGCAGCTCAAAGAGAACCGGCACTTCACGAGATTCCCGTAGGAAGGAGCTGCAAGCCTGCTGGGCACAGCTGCTTGGCAACATGCAAATGTacaagaaagaagccaaagacaTCAAAAATCAggcaaattttattcttttattcaccCTTTTATTACTTATACATTGTACACAAgtcaaagagaaatgaaacacaaGCTCAGCTTCCAACGACCAAACCAGCCAGCTGGTGAATGGGAACGCCACTTAAACACAGGTGTGAACATGTGGCGGGTGGCCTGGACAGAAATACACAGACGGAAGCACACGTGCTTACCGCTGGACTCCACTTGCAATAGGGCAACTCTGCTCAATGCAACGACTACTTGTAAGTGTAGTGGAGGATTCATGAAGAGTGGGAGGCAGCCATGCCTTTAGGAAGTTTGAAATCTCCTAAGGAAGAGAAGACAAGCGTGCACTAGCACAAGAATTTGGGCCACAACTGGAGAACCCCAAATTACATGGCCTCAAATGTGAGAAAGAGCTGAGCTTTAGAAAGATCCAGAGTCTTCACTGAAGGGTGCCATGTAGATGCTCCTTTAACAACTAGAAAGGAGGAGGTTAAAATACGCACGTCCCGTATTGGAGTACTCaggttggattcccagctccatcttctgactccagctccctgccagcacaaacccttggaggcagcagtaatgtcccaagtaattgagctcctgccatccacacagtaGACCTGAATTGAGACTGTGTAGAAGTGGAAATCTTTTCCTGAATTTGGAAATAGAGAGTGGGCAGGAAGGGATGGGGTTTTAGGAGCACAAGTACATCAGCCTTGACAAGCCAAAAGCAGGGATCTGTCTACTGATGCCAAGAGGTGGAAAACAGGAAAGGAGGCTGACAGATGTTAGACGGAATAGCAGGATTTGAGTAGTCTCAGTCTGCATGCTTTGAGGGGTAGCTGAGCCTAAAGAAGTTCTGAAGAGAGCTGAGAAAAGTAGTTCACTCATTCAAACCAgcagtctgtttctttttcaatGTGATATTTCAGACAGGTGACCTTGACCATGACAAAAATTGCAGTAGGTCCCAATATTGACATTAAAGAAGTTGCATCTGTACCTATGGACCTTAACATTCCAGAACAAACCAACAGGCCAGGTTATTGTAGAGAACACAAACAACATATAAATCATAGCCTCCAGCACCCAGAGGAATCTCGGAAGGCTGTCAGAATATACAAACCCCAGACAATACCTACTGCCACACATGCACAGACTACATCATTGCCCTATGCAGAGAATTTGGATACCAGGAACCAAGTCCACCAGGAAGGAAAGAGATCTCCACCATGTAGATGGCCAGAAGACTGTGCAATGATGAAAAAGGAATGGTGGTTCGCAGGAGAAAGCCAGGGGAAAGCTGAGGCTCCAAAAATCTTCTATAGTCCGATTCAACAGAGGAAACGTTGCACGATATATCAGGATCTTTTCACCCAGGTTTCAGGAGAGTAATTTTAGGTGATGAATCACAAGGAAAACAAGTTCCCCAGTTCTTTGACCACGTCAGGTCCCACAGGAATGCGGCCGTAGCAGATACGCTCTTGCTGAAGGCATGTCCGTGACAGCAGCTGTCtacctggctgctcccctgcctCAGAGGTGATCATCAGCTGCAGCCCCAGAGGCCTCATTCCTTGAGCAGCAACCCTTCTCCAGCACAGCTTTCAGCTTATGGTTGGTGCAAAGCAGAATGAAAGGGTGGACCGCTGCGCACAGATAAATCAGCACCTGCCACACCCAGTACCTAAACTCCTGAGACGgaaaaatgcctgcagcagtgagCATCATTGACAGAGAATAGGAGGTGAAGAGGATGGCAAAGGAGATGAGAGCCAGGAGAGCTTTGATGTGGGCCTGGGCACTGGGGTCTTGGGATCCTGAGAGACTCAAGAGGACCTTCTTTGTGTGTCTTCCAAGAGATGTGAGGAGCAAAACCATGCAAATGAGAAAGATAAGAGTAGGGACTAGCCAAGTAATCGCTTTTATAGGGAACAGATAGAATTTCTCACACGAGCTCCTCATGTTATTCCCAGTGACGTTCCAAGATTGTCCATCCGTCCTTAAATAGTTCTGATATATACTCTGATTACCCATGAAAAGTAGGACGGTACTCAGGGCAGAAAACCCCACAGAGCTGAGCAGCATCCACGGTACCCACCTAGACACCCTGTGCTTTAGCCAGAGGAAGACGGGATGGGTGAAGGTGGTGATCTTCACGCAATAGAAGACACTGAGCCAGGTCGAGAACCATAAGGTGACAGCACTCAGGAAGTCCCAGTAGATGGCTAGGAACCGCAGTACATTGTTGTATGGGAAGACTGTCGGATGCAGGAAAACGTAAATATTCCTGCATAACACTACCCACTGCAGGAAGAACCGGGAGGCCCCAAGGCTGACCAATAACTTATCACAAGGCGACAATGTTCTCTGAAGCAGCCAGTTCATGCCAAGTGTTGCAGTGATAATGCCATtgcccaccactgccaccaggcACAAAAACAACAAGATTATAGCCAAGACAATGATTTTCGTATCAATCGCTGAATATCCTAGAATCAGGTAGTTTCCATCCTGCTTTCCTGTGAACAAGCTGGGTCTCCAGGTTTCAAGGGCTGCTTCTGTTGGGTTGCTCTGCAAGGTCTTGTATGACATGCTTGTCCCTCCAGCTGCCCCAAGTGAGAGCTGAGGCCAGAGTAGAAGACACCGATTATCAGAGGAAGGTGAAGAGGtttcttttttcagaaaagaTGCAAATATAGTCCAGGCTTAGTTTCCAAAGCCCCCCTGCCTGCCTGCAAATTTGCCTTCCCACCTGCTTATTTTCTGTCCATGCCAACTTCAACATGGATAATATATCAGGCCCTTGCATTTGGTGTCCTTACACAGGAGGTTAAACTTTTCTAAGCTGACACCTAAGCCATGATCACACACCTGCCAGCTGCCCATGGGTGAAATCCACAGGGCATGCCCCATACTGAGAGTCAGCCTTCATGTCCTTGGTGGAGGGTGAGGAGAATGGGTGTTACATTCTAGGCATGGTTATGAGATAGGATTTATGAGAATATCCCTTTAACAAAGAGATAGAAAACTGAGCAAAACCTCTATGGAGAGAGGATTATTTGAATCCTGTTATTCGTGGTGTTCATCACCATAAAATGGAACACGGGAAACAATTATATATACTTAGGTAGGCagaatttttataaaactaaCAAAAATACTGTATGAGTAAGCGCCATCAAGATAACTATGAAATCAATGGCAGAAAGAGTCTTGGACTCGGGGTCAAGACAAGCTTTCACCCATGCTGCGTCCCTCGTGGTAAGTCATTGTGTGTGTCAGCGAACCCCTGTGCTGCTTCACGCCCATCTGTCAGACAGGTCGGGAAGTCTATTCTCATCCACAAGGTTGACCTAAAACTGAGACTCTAGACTGAAGGAAGACATTAATGatcattttaaagaaatgcacTGAAATCATAGACTAAGACATCTACCTAAAGTCACAGTGGCACAAAGGAAaagtcaagactcaaactgatCCCAGGACAAGAGATTTTTTCCCATAGTTCACaatatatctcttttttaattatttatttatttatttatttgaaaggcagaacaacaaaaagtgggagagacagagagacagactttctatccattgtttcactcccccaaataaccccaacaaccaggtctgggtcaggtcaaagccaggagccaggaactccattctggtctcccacataggtggtaggggcccaagtacttgagctatccccTCATgcattcccaggctcattagcaggaagcttggtcagaagcagggcagccaagactcaaaacagcactcacgggatgccagtttcacaagtggcagctttatctgctgtgtcacaataccagtccccacaatacatctttttttaaaaagtgttttaatttatttgaaaggcagagttacagagagagagagagagagagggagggagggagggagggagggagagcgcttctatctactggttcactccccaagtggccgcaaaggccagagctaggctgatccaaagccaggagccaggagcttcttccgggtctcccatatgggttcaggggcccaagcacttggaccatcttccactgttttcccaggcacactagcagggagttgaatcagaattggaacagccggtatttgaactggcaaccataaaggatgctggtgctgcagatgacaacttaatctgctacgccacagtgcctgtaccccgcccacacacacacatacacacatgcaataTATCTTGCACCCTcatcttcttcattctttttttaaaaggtacatttatttacttgaaagtgaggttgcagagagagagggagagagagacagagagacatcttccatctgttggttcactcccaaagtgggtgcaatggccagggctgagctaggctaaagccaggagacaagagcttcattcaggtcttctacatgggtgggaggggcccaagtacttgggccattttccactgcttttcccaggccattagcagggagttgatcagaagtagagtcagTGTCATccatggaggctttacccactacacacaatgccagtcccatccTCACCATTCTTAAGTGGAATCAGATAACCAGATTTTGAGTCTTGTCATAATCGCATAATAACTTACTACAGATGATCATTATTGTCATTTAACCTCTATGAACCCCTTTTTTTCACCTATAAAAAATATGGATCACAGATAAATGTGGCCTTACATACATGGAAGTATGATGAAAACTTGAAATCTCTGCACATACATAAGAAGTAATTGTTGGGGGGGGCaaacatttggcacagaggttaggaCTCCATtagggatgcacacatcccatactggagtacctggttcaagccccaggtcctctacttctgatccactttcttGCTAATATAAaccctgggaaccagcagatataatGGCTGAAATACCTAGGtctccaccacccatgtgggagacccagatggagatccagtcTCCCAGCTTCAGGTCCAGTTCTGATTGTTGTGGGGATTTGGATAATGAaccagtagatctctctctctctctctatctctctctctctctttctctaataaagttaaaataaatctttaaaatgtttttaaaaagaagtaatgaTGAGGGTGATTACTTATGAGAATGACCTTCATTTCTCCATCAAGTGAAGTGACAAGTAGTCCAAGCAGAATTCAAGAGAATATTAGGAATGCAGTTGAGCTCCAAGGAACCAAATGTTAGGCAATCTTCATTAGCCAGAGGAGGGTAAGCAACCCAAGACTGCATTCACCATGGAAATGAGCTTCAAAGAGTTAATAAATCAATCAGCAATAAGGTGAATAGTAAGTTGGTTCATGTGTGGCAGGAAGGTTTGCAGGTGGAAATGATTCTGAGTCATATATAGCAATACTGAAAGCTCAGGGCCAAGTACTATAAGAGGGAGATAGTTAGTCATAGCATAGCCATTCCGAGCTGCACCATAACCTACCAGTTCCATGCAAGAATCCCCTGCAAGAAGGAATACCAGGCAGAACCACATCACTCAGCATCCCTCTCTGGTTTCCAGACCCTCTACAGGTAATAGTGCTTCTCCAGCACAGAGGCCAACAATATTGAACACTGTGTTCCTGGGTAGAGAAAAGGTGAACTAAAATAACTCATTTACTCCGCCTTTCTGTGAAGATGCAAATTTCTACATGACAGAGTTTTCAACTGCCTACTTCTTTGCTCTTGTTTCTCTGgttaacatttttctatttttttaagatttatttatttgctttaagcTGAAAAAGCTATATATTTGTAATCCAAACACAAGGAGCTAGGGGGATTACAACTTGTTCAGGTGGTATATCCCATGGCCTTGGTCACTGGTTGTTGGTTATACAGAGATCAACGTCTACATCCTAATAGGAAACTAACCATTATCATTGCTATTTATCAGTCATATAAGCTGATATGGTGCTGGGCTCCAATGCTAAAGAAATATGAATTGgactgaaataaaaaacaatgcatgaaaaaaagatttatttatttgaaaggtagaattatagagagtaacagacagagataaagagatcttccatctgctgtttcattctccgaatggccacaatggccagggctgagccaggctaaagccaggagccaataactccatcctagtctcccacatgggttcagggacccaagtgcataggccatcttccactgctttcccaggcacattggcagggagctgcaatgGAGGAAGAGCAGtggtgacttgaaccagcattgcaagcagtggcctaaccctctaggccagcccctcatttctctatttcttaCTGGAACACAGATGATGGGGCAAATTGTGGGCTCCTAACTCGAGTTTGTCCAGCCATGGACCATGGACAAATCTCGTGATGTGGAAGACCTATATCTTTCCCATCTACCTCCTACCCCTTCAATGTCTCCTAAGATAAGAAAGGTGTGCAGTTAACCCTCCATTCATTAACATTTACCACACATTTCCTATGTCATAATAGCCCTATAAAAGGCACTGGGCTGAATGAACTGGATGTCTGTCCTCAAAGTGTTTTCATGCTCTAATCATAAACCACAAACATTCCCTGAAGATACACCCTGTCAGATGAAGTTAATTTAAAAGGGTGAATAGTCATTTGTATTTAATTGT
Above is a window of Oryctolagus cuniculus chromosome 3, mOryCun1.1, whole genome shotgun sequence DNA encoding:
- the TAS2R60 gene encoding taste receptor type 2 member 60 translates to MSYKTLQSNPTEAALETWRPSLFTGKQDGNYLILGYSAIDTKIIVLAIILLFLCLVAVVGNGIITATLGMNWLLQRTLSPCDKLLVSLGASRFFLQWVVLCRNIYVFLHPTVFPYNNVLRFLAIYWDFLSAVTLWFSTWLSVFYCVKITTFTHPVFLWLKHRVSRWVPWMLLSSVGFSALSTVLLFMGNQSIYQNYLRTDGQSWNVTGNNMRSSCEKFYLFPIKAITWLVPTLIFLICMVLLLTSLGRHTKKVLLSLSGSQDPSAQAHIKALLALISFAILFTSYSLSMMLTAAGIFPSQEFRYWVWQVLIYLCAAVHPFILLCTNHKLKAVLEKGCCSRNEASGAAADDHL